A stretch of Planctomicrobium piriforme DNA encodes these proteins:
- a CDS encoding branched-chain amino acid aminotransferase → MTFLAAQLLNDEAGFIVSAELVLVSTIVVIGMVVGLSEVANGINEELEDVGAAFGSINQSYCFSGFTGHKGWDAGSSFHDQADYCDGQFDITCDRGPTPESPKGW, encoded by the coding sequence ATGACGTTCCTGGCTGCTCAACTGCTCAACGACGAAGCGGGTTTCATCGTCTCTGCGGAACTGGTCCTGGTCTCCACGATTGTCGTCATCGGCATGGTGGTAGGACTGTCGGAAGTCGCGAACGGCATTAACGAAGAACTCGAAGACGTGGGTGCCGCCTTCGGCAGCATCAATCAGAGCTACTGCTTCTCTGGCTTCACCGGTCACAAGGGCTGGGACGCCGGCAGCAGCTTCCACGATCAAGCTGATTATTGCGACGGCCAGTTCGACATCACCTGCGACCGCGGCCCGACGCCGGAATCGCCGAAAGGCTGGTAA